One Obesumbacterium proteus DNA window includes the following coding sequences:
- the eutR gene encoding HTH-type transcriptional regulator EutR: MKKKPDLNLHHLFSGDIDPVNCKPLVEHDNVHQRESQDVYEHACTITAWQQLYDQLRPGKFKGELTEILFDGVQIFREYTNLTLRQSCMVWPNAFWFGIPDVRGEHGFIGSQPLDSQEIAVRPGGKEFELSTPDDYTILGVVVSYDVLFSHASSLIDPDRLLQLLNNNPALEVNAYQKEALWYFIHQALSHGSVDPQSMQQANVRKVLCHNLLTAMTHLLEGAQPVSTRQVYSRINYQHLVSQAREYLLSQTSEPVTVLDLCRELHVSRRTLQNGFHQVLGIGPNAWLKALRLNAVRRELVSPYSECHTVKDAAMQWGFWHLSQFATDYQRLFNEKPSASLVARGARFI, translated from the coding sequence ATGAAAAAGAAGCCAGATCTTAATTTGCACCATCTTTTTTCTGGGGACATCGACCCTGTTAACTGTAAACCGCTGGTTGAGCATGACAATGTTCATCAGCGGGAGTCGCAAGATGTGTACGAACACGCCTGTACCATCACGGCATGGCAGCAACTTTATGATCAGCTCCGCCCCGGCAAGTTTAAAGGTGAACTCACCGAAATTCTGTTCGACGGCGTGCAGATTTTCCGTGAGTACACCAACCTGACGCTGCGTCAATCTTGCATGGTGTGGCCGAATGCGTTCTGGTTTGGCATTCCTGATGTGCGCGGTGAGCACGGTTTTATCGGCTCCCAACCGCTGGATTCGCAAGAGATTGCGGTTCGTCCCGGTGGCAAAGAGTTTGAACTCAGCACACCGGATGATTACACCATTCTCGGCGTAGTGGTTTCCTATGATGTGTTGTTTAGCCACGCGTCGTCGCTTATCGATCCCGACCGGCTATTGCAACTGCTCAACAACAATCCCGCACTTGAAGTGAACGCGTATCAAAAAGAAGCACTGTGGTATTTCATTCATCAGGCGCTCTCGCATGGCAGCGTTGATCCGCAATCGATGCAGCAGGCGAATGTGCGCAAAGTGCTATGCCATAACTTACTCACCGCGATGACCCATCTACTGGAAGGCGCGCAGCCTGTCTCAACCCGCCAAGTTTATAGCCGTATTAACTATCAGCACTTAGTGTCACAGGCGCGGGAATATTTACTGAGTCAAACGTCTGAACCCGTGACGGTGCTCGATTTATGCCGCGAGCTACACGTTAGCCGTAGAACGCTGCAAAATGGATTTCATCAGGTGTTGGGCATCGGGCCGAATGCGTGGCTAAAAGCACTGCGCCTGAATGCGGTACGTCGCGAACTGGTTAGCCCCTATTCCGAGTGCCATACCGTAAAGGATGCCGCCATGCAGTGGGGGTTTTGGCATTTAAGCCAGTTTGCCACCGACTATCAGCGCCTGTTTAACGAGAAGCCTTCGGCTTCGTTGGTGGCGCGTGGGGCGAGGTTTATTTAG
- a CDS encoding HdeD family acid-resistance protein produces the protein MIQIVLLLFGVEFVRTKAKYLMLIGVLWGVIGISIFIDGLDGVTYFPLRVFGTLLLIESLVTLSIASSGVGTQKAVLYFKGAIFCSVSILILSNKPYSNLLLAIVFGFAFFVIGLFIISSAWVVRYPHWKNAMLSGIAQMIFALFMFSPYPTHYKATVPVFLGTLMLISGINTARLARRAGQISEGVSIFDLLAPSNIQNDLTKHPTSQLNGGSSADFIGPLTVHIWTPVGTANTSPIPRPVINRYIAAVDTEGVISTGHAALELSPDVYISLYPESDIDRSPSEFLNILKATQDNNVPGVFQPDYATEAANWCESDRKILFNQFNGMALLRYWKGYRMTTTYNLTYRNCSSSVAYALEASLEGVLSEQSKNWSSTLRTLFMPELWIAAQVRKRALSMAWTPGLVMDYARALRSIVHPVPEPWYQRFSVRWRERSNIRK, from the coding sequence GTGATCCAAATTGTTCTCTTATTGTTCGGCGTCGAGTTCGTGCGAACGAAAGCAAAATACCTGATGTTAATCGGTGTATTGTGGGGCGTGATCGGAATTAGCATTTTCATCGATGGCCTCGATGGCGTGACCTATTTCCCGTTACGCGTATTTGGCACATTATTGCTTATCGAAAGCCTCGTCACATTGAGCATTGCATCCAGCGGCGTAGGCACACAAAAAGCAGTGCTTTATTTCAAAGGCGCTATTTTTTGTTCAGTTTCGATTCTTATCCTATCGAATAAGCCGTATAGCAATCTCTTATTAGCCATCGTTTTTGGGTTTGCTTTTTTTGTTATTGGTCTGTTCATTATTTCTTCAGCTTGGGTGGTGAGATATCCTCATTGGAAAAATGCGATGCTAAGCGGGATTGCGCAAATGATATTTGCCTTGTTCATGTTTAGCCCTTACCCAACGCACTATAAAGCTACCGTTCCTGTGTTTCTTGGCACACTCATGTTGATTAGCGGTATCAATACTGCGCGTTTAGCCCGTAGAGCTGGACAGATAAGTGAAGGCGTTTCAATCTTTGATCTGCTGGCACCCTCCAACATACAAAATGACCTAACGAAACACCCAACTTCCCAGCTCAATGGCGGTTCAAGTGCCGATTTTATTGGGCCACTCACCGTCCATATTTGGACGCCGGTAGGAACAGCCAATACATCTCCTATACCGCGCCCTGTTATTAACCGTTATATCGCGGCAGTGGATACAGAAGGCGTAATTTCAACCGGACATGCTGCGTTAGAACTCTCACCGGATGTCTATATTAGCCTCTACCCTGAATCGGATATTGACCGCTCACCGTCTGAGTTTCTGAATATTTTAAAAGCAACTCAGGATAATAATGTCCCCGGCGTTTTCCAGCCCGATTACGCTACTGAGGCGGCAAACTGGTGCGAGTCAGACCGTAAGATCCTCTTTAATCAGTTCAACGGTATGGCGTTGTTACGTTATTGGAAAGGCTATCGGATGACGACAACCTATAACCTGACTTACCGAAACTGCTCAAGCAGCGTTGCATATGCATTAGAAGCGTCGCTGGAAGGGGTACTTTCTGAGCAAAGCAAGAATTGGAGTTCTACGCTACGAACACTGTTCATGCCAGAACTATGGATAGCGGCTCAGGTGCGCAAACGGGCACTTTCAATGGCTTGGACACCGGGATTAGTGATGGATTACGCCCGCGCGCTGCGTAGTATAGTTCACCCTGTTCCCGAACCTTGGTATCAACGGTTCTCAGTTAGATGGCGTGAACGTTCAAATATTAGAAAATAG
- a CDS encoding MASE1 domain-containing protein — MKPYFPMWLQQSFILLLWGLIFYLAGLTSLRFDDPESSIAIIWFPAGIAVAAFLSARWRDYPALIIIFTLANVLLDEEWKSPLTFAISVLYSFLSIPSTVIIAWVVRRFARLNDDLHIILVWIMATLVISALDSFVVGGGFAFVHDEPFIELFWQGFVADITGIFFATPIVMGFINKNAAYSASNRVSKTIGFTLWLVLCATAGVVFGHELPWVAKHATALYFGLACLPIAIVMMICIFWGNLGGSVALLTLGAIVIYFTDQHQGPFFQKSLTYTESLFLALSYLSATTLLVVFIRVVRRSTRNHDPETGRIVGNGVFYRLNASSGAFVWENDLALLLGHLEPGAFDLVDDVLQRVHPRDREKLRTHWLSCSQDKRGSMIFRIQALNGQWVTLVDKGSMRLVSDGEDIIVGNWQASRYHLALYTRVR, encoded by the coding sequence ATGAAACCGTATTTTCCCATGTGGCTTCAGCAGTCATTTATCCTCCTGTTATGGGGGCTAATTTTCTATTTAGCTGGTTTAACCTCGCTCAGGTTTGATGATCCTGAATCATCAATTGCTATTATTTGGTTTCCCGCTGGGATTGCAGTTGCCGCCTTCTTGAGTGCGCGCTGGCGAGATTATCCCGCGCTAATTATCATTTTCACCCTAGCGAATGTCTTGTTAGATGAGGAATGGAAAAGCCCGCTCACTTTCGCAATCTCAGTGTTGTATTCATTTTTGTCGATTCCGTCGACGGTGATAATCGCTTGGGTCGTTCGCCGTTTTGCACGACTCAATGACGATCTGCATATTATCCTTGTCTGGATAATGGCAACGCTTGTCATTAGCGCATTGGATTCTTTTGTGGTAGGAGGTGGATTTGCATTCGTTCATGATGAGCCGTTTATCGAACTCTTCTGGCAAGGGTTTGTTGCAGACATTACGGGAATATTCTTTGCAACACCGATAGTGATGGGGTTTATCAACAAAAACGCGGCCTATTCTGCTAGCAATCGTGTATCTAAAACGATTGGATTTACCCTATGGCTGGTACTTTGCGCTACCGCCGGTGTTGTCTTCGGACACGAGTTACCTTGGGTAGCCAAACATGCCACCGCGCTCTATTTTGGTTTGGCCTGCCTTCCCATCGCCATCGTGATGATGATTTGTATTTTTTGGGGAAATCTTGGCGGTTCTGTTGCGCTTCTGACGCTAGGCGCTATCGTCATCTACTTCACCGATCAGCACCAAGGCCCCTTCTTTCAGAAAAGCCTTACCTATACTGAATCTTTATTCTTAGCCTTGAGCTATCTCTCCGCGACTACGTTATTAGTGGTATTCATCAGAGTGGTGAGGCGCTCAACCAGAAACCATGACCCTGAAACCGGACGTATTGTGGGAAATGGCGTGTTTTATCGACTTAATGCATCTTCCGGCGCGTTTGTTTGGGAAAACGATCTTGCCCTATTGCTTGGCCACTTGGAGCCTGGCGCTTTCGACTTAGTAGACGATGTGTTACAGCGTGTTCATCCTCGCGATAGAGAAAAACTGCGTACTCACTGGCTGAGTTGCTCGCAAGATAAACGTGGTTCAATGATTTTTCGTATACAGGCCTTGAATGGCCAATGGGTTACCTTAGTCGACAAAGGCAGCATGCGCTTGGTGTCGGATGGTGAAGATATCATTGTGGGTAACTGGCAGGCCAGCCGCTATCACCTTGCTCTCTACACGCGTGTGCGATGA
- a CDS encoding DMT family transporter, translated as MPNTYIILIISICAETLATTMMKATEGFSRLIPSAIVIIGYAISFYGLSQVVKTMNIGIAYAIWAGMGIFLVSIMSFLIYKQKLDLPAIAGMVLIALGIMVIQLFSKSVTH; from the coding sequence ATGCCAAACACCTATATCATCCTAATTATTTCCATTTGTGCCGAAACTCTTGCGACAACAATGATGAAAGCCACAGAGGGCTTTAGCCGTTTGATTCCGAGCGCTATTGTCATCATAGGCTACGCGATTTCATTTTATGGGCTTTCCCAGGTTGTGAAAACGATGAATATTGGCATCGCATATGCAATATGGGCGGGAATGGGGATCTTTTTGGTATCGATTATGTCGTTCCTTATTTATAAGCAAAAGCTCGATCTTCCGGCCATAGCTGGAATGGTGTTAATAGCGCTGGGCATTATGGTTATTCAGCTCTTTTCGAAGTCAGTAACGCATTAA
- the frc gene encoding formyl-CoA transferase, giving the protein MSYPLAGIKVLDFTGVQSGPACTQMLAWFGADVIKIERPGVGDITRSQLRDIPDMDALYFTMLNSNKRSIELNTKTPEGKEVMEKLIREADILVENFHPGAMDHMGFTWEYMQEINPRLIFGSIKGFNDCSPYVNVKAYENVAQAAGGAASTTGFWDGPPLVSSAALGDSNTGMHLLIGLLAALLHREKTGRGQRVTMSMQDAVLNLCRVKLRDQQRLEKVGYLEEYPQYPNGTFGDAVPRGGNAGGGGQPGWILKCKGWETDPNAYIYFTIQEQNWENTCKAINKPEWIDDLAFNTPSARQPHIFDIFAEIEKFLSNMDKHEAVAYLGKYGVPCAPVLSMKEIARDSSLRESGSVVEVEQPLRGKYLTVGCPMKFSSFTPDIKSAPLLGQHTNDILKELGYTEEQINDMRTHHAI; this is encoded by the coding sequence ATGTCATATCCGCTTGCAGGAATAAAGGTTTTAGATTTTACTGGAGTCCAATCTGGACCAGCATGTACGCAAATGCTGGCATGGTTTGGTGCTGATGTTATTAAAATTGAACGTCCAGGTGTGGGCGATATTACGCGTAGCCAGCTGCGTGATATACCTGACATGGATGCGCTCTACTTTACAATGCTCAACAGTAATAAGCGCTCCATTGAATTAAATACTAAAACGCCGGAAGGCAAAGAAGTAATGGAAAAGCTGATCCGTGAAGCTGATATTTTGGTGGAAAACTTTCATCCTGGCGCGATGGACCATATGGGCTTCACTTGGGAATATATGCAAGAGATCAATCCTCGTTTGATTTTTGGCTCCATCAAGGGCTTTAACGATTGTTCACCTTATGTAAATGTTAAGGCCTACGAGAATGTTGCTCAAGCAGCTGGTGGCGCAGCTTCAACGACCGGCTTTTGGGACGGTCCACCATTGGTTAGCTCTGCAGCGCTGGGTGATAGTAACACCGGGATGCATCTGCTAATTGGCCTGCTTGCCGCACTGCTTCACCGTGAAAAGACAGGTCGTGGCCAGCGTGTCACTATGTCTATGCAGGATGCAGTGCTTAACTTGTGTCGAGTTAAACTGCGTGACCAGCAGCGCTTAGAAAAAGTGGGCTATTTGGAAGAATATCCACAGTATCCGAACGGTACTTTTGGTGATGCGGTTCCTCGCGGAGGTAATGCGGGTGGTGGTGGCCAGCCAGGTTGGATCTTAAAGTGCAAAGGTTGGGAAACCGATCCTAATGCTTATATTTACTTCACTATCCAAGAACAAAACTGGGAAAATACGTGTAAGGCAATTAACAAACCTGAGTGGATTGATGATTTAGCATTTAATACACCATCCGCTCGTCAGCCTCATATTTTTGATATTTTTGCTGAAATCGAAAAATTCTTATCAAATATGGATAAGCATGAGGCCGTCGCCTATTTAGGCAAGTACGGTGTACCTTGTGCCCCAGTATTAAGCATGAAGGAAATTGCGCGAGATAGCTCTTTACGTGAAAGCGGCAGTGTTGTTGAAGTAGAGCAACCGCTACGTGGTAAATATCTGACTGTTGGTTGCCCAATGAAGTTCTCTAGCTTCACACCAGATATTAAATCAGCGCCATTATTAGGCCAGCATACCAATGACATTCTGAAAGAGCTGGGTTATACCGAAGAACAAATTAACGATATGCGTACTCACCACGCTATTTGA
- the oxc gene encoding oxalyl-CoA decarboxylase has product MSEQSQLTDGMHIIVEALKKNNIDTIYGVAGIPITDMARHAQAEGIRYIGFRHEQSAGYAAAISGFITQKPGICLTVSAPGFLNGLTALAHATVNGFPMIQISGSSDRAIVDLQQGDYEELDQMNAAKPYVKASYRVNRPEDLGIALARAIRAAVSGRPGGVYLDLTAEVLAATMDKDAAADTIFTVQNAAPHQPPCPTAVSQALTLLEGAKRPLIILGKGAAYSQSDESIREFIEATQIPYLPMSMAKGLLEDTHPQSVATARSFALANADVVMLVGARLNWLLAHGKKGWAKDTQYIQLDIDPQEIDSNRPIVAPVIGDIASSMQAMANANGQHHITAPREWVDALNQHKQQNALKMHDKLYAETPQLNYFNALRAIRDVVDENRDIYVVNEGANTLDNARNIINMYKPRQRLDCGTWGVMGIGMGYAIGAAVTSGKPVLAIEGDSAFGFSGMEIETICRYNLPVTVVIFNNGGIYRGDGVNLSGSADPSPTDLLHHARYDKLIEAFGGIGHHVTTTVELQDAITANLKAGTPTIINVVIDPAAGTESGHITQLNPKKIQGN; this is encoded by the coding sequence ATGTCTGAACAATCTCAGTTGACAGATGGTATGCATATCATCGTTGAAGCATTAAAGAAAAATAATATTGATACTATTTACGGAGTCGCAGGGATCCCGATAACCGATATGGCTCGCCACGCACAGGCCGAGGGAATTCGTTATATTGGTTTTCGCCATGAACAATCAGCGGGATATGCCGCAGCAATTAGTGGGTTTATCACCCAAAAGCCAGGTATTTGTCTTACCGTATCCGCGCCAGGTTTTCTAAACGGGTTAACGGCACTGGCGCATGCAACTGTAAACGGTTTTCCAATGATTCAAATTAGCGGTTCCAGCGACCGTGCCATTGTTGATCTTCAGCAAGGCGATTATGAAGAACTGGACCAGATGAATGCAGCAAAACCGTACGTTAAAGCCTCTTATCGTGTGAACCGGCCCGAGGATTTAGGCATTGCGTTGGCACGAGCGATACGTGCTGCAGTTTCTGGGCGCCCAGGAGGGGTATACCTTGATTTAACCGCGGAAGTTCTGGCTGCGACGATGGATAAAGACGCTGCTGCGGACACTATCTTTACTGTTCAAAATGCAGCACCGCACCAGCCGCCTTGTCCTACCGCGGTAAGTCAGGCCCTTACCTTATTAGAGGGGGCAAAGCGTCCCTTGATTATCCTCGGTAAAGGTGCTGCGTATTCGCAATCCGATGAATCCATTCGTGAATTTATTGAAGCAACCCAGATTCCCTATTTACCGATGTCAATGGCCAAAGGATTGCTGGAAGACACGCATCCACAGTCAGTTGCCACTGCGCGCTCATTCGCGCTCGCCAACGCAGATGTTGTGATGCTCGTTGGCGCTCGTCTGAATTGGCTATTAGCGCATGGTAAAAAAGGCTGGGCTAAGGATACTCAGTATATTCAGTTGGATATCGATCCACAGGAAATTGACAGCAATCGTCCGATTGTGGCACCGGTGATTGGTGATATCGCATCCAGCATGCAGGCAATGGCTAATGCCAACGGACAACATCATATTACTGCGCCTCGCGAATGGGTCGACGCGTTGAACCAGCATAAGCAGCAGAACGCGCTAAAAATGCACGATAAGCTCTATGCTGAAACCCCACAGTTGAATTATTTCAATGCATTGCGCGCTATACGAGATGTGGTCGATGAAAATCGAGATATATACGTAGTAAATGAAGGGGCGAATACTCTGGATAATGCACGCAATATCATCAATATGTATAAACCTCGTCAGCGTCTAGATTGTGGTACGTGGGGGGTAATGGGCATTGGAATGGGCTACGCGATTGGTGCTGCGGTGACATCAGGCAAACCCGTGCTCGCGATCGAAGGAGATAGCGCATTTGGCTTTAGTGGCATGGAAATAGAAACTATTTGTCGCTACAACCTACCTGTTACCGTGGTTATTTTTAATAATGGCGGAATCTATCGCGGCGATGGCGTCAATCTCAGTGGCAGTGCCGATCCTTCGCCGACGGATCTTTTGCATCATGCACGCTACGACAAATTAATCGAAGCCTTTGGCGGAATTGGTCACCATGTGACGACAACGGTTGAGCTGCAGGATGCCATCACAGCCAATCTAAAAGCGGGTACGCCTACAATTATTAATGTCGTTATCGATCCTGCCGCAGGTACGGAGAGTGGGCATATTACCCAGCTTAACCCGAAAAAAATCCAAGGAAATTAA
- the yfdV gene encoding transporter YfdV: MFSFFVSDLLPIIVVMLLGYASGKRHAFSEDQARALNKLVLNFALPAALFVSIARANRDMIFADTRLTIVSLIVVLGCFFFSWFGCYTFYKRTRAEAAVCALIAGSPTIGFLGFAVLDPIYGDTVSTGLVVAIISIIVNAITIPIGLYLLNPSAREGGKGVGQTNALISAFKEPVVWAPVLATLLVLIGIKIPNEWDPCFNLIAQTNSGVAVFAAGLTLAAHKFEFSLEIIYNTLLKLILMPLLMLLVGILFHVNSEQLQMMVLAGALPPAFSGIIIASRFNIYTRTGTASLAVSVLGFIITAPMWIYISRMVA, translated from the coding sequence ATGTTTAGTTTTTTTGTAAGTGATTTATTACCCATTATTGTGGTGATGCTATTAGGCTATGCCAGCGGCAAGCGCCATGCATTTTCAGAAGATCAAGCGCGTGCGCTGAATAAATTAGTACTGAATTTTGCTCTACCAGCTGCATTATTTGTCTCTATTGCGAGAGCTAATAGAGATATGATTTTTGCTGATACAAGATTGACAATTGTTTCCCTTATTGTTGTTCTTGGTTGTTTCTTTTTCTCTTGGTTTGGTTGTTATACTTTTTATAAACGTACTCGTGCAGAAGCCGCCGTATGTGCATTAATTGCGGGTTCCCCTACGATAGGTTTTTTAGGGTTCGCGGTATTGGATCCTATCTATGGAGACACTGTCAGTACGGGGCTCGTGGTCGCAATTATCTCAATTATTGTTAACGCGATTACTATTCCAATTGGACTCTATCTGCTGAACCCTTCCGCACGTGAAGGCGGCAAAGGTGTTGGACAAACTAATGCTCTTATTTCAGCATTTAAAGAACCTGTCGTCTGGGCACCAGTATTAGCCACATTGTTGGTGCTTATCGGGATCAAGATTCCTAATGAGTGGGATCCTTGCTTTAATTTAATCGCACAAACTAACTCCGGCGTCGCTGTTTTTGCAGCAGGTTTAACTTTAGCTGCACATAAATTTGAGTTTAGTCTTGAGATTATTTACAACACATTGTTGAAACTTATTTTGATGCCGCTGCTGATGCTGTTAGTTGGCATTCTGTTCCATGTTAACTCTGAGCAATTGCAGATGATGGTATTAGCAGGTGCATTACCGCCTGCATTCTCTGGAATTATCATTGCTAGCCGATTTAACATTTATACCCGAACAGGGACAGCTTCGCTAGCGGTCAGCGTATTAGGGTTTATCATTACGGCTCCAATGTGGATATATATCAGCCGTATGGTTGCTTAA
- the yfdE gene encoding CoA:oxalate CoA-transferase gives MNEITPKGPFDGLLVIDLTHVLNGPFGTQILCDLGSRVIKVEQPGHGDDTRTYGPYVNDQSLYYSFVNRGKESVVLNLKEDKDRAIFINMLKQADVLAENFRPGTMEKLGFSWECLQQINPRLIYASSSGFGHTGPMKDSPAYDTIIQAMSGIMMETGFPDGPPVRVGTSLSDLCAGVYMFCGIASALYGREKNGRGAHVDIAMFDSTLSFLEHGLMAYIATGKSPDRIGNRHPYMAPFDVFNTQDKPVTICCGNDNLFNSLCRALNLTEAMADPRYASNVLRVQNQASLKAEIENVLKTQTAKFWVDRIHQAGVPVAPLLSVSEAMELPQTQARNMLVEAGGIRMPGNPIKISGYPDPHIRPGAATLDQQGEQLRLEFN, from the coding sequence ATGAATGAAATAACCCCAAAAGGCCCTTTTGATGGGCTATTAGTCATTGACCTAACACATGTTTTAAACGGACCTTTTGGCACGCAGATTTTGTGTGACTTAGGTTCTCGCGTTATAAAAGTCGAACAGCCTGGACACGGTGATGATACGCGTACCTATGGCCCGTATGTGAATGATCAATCGCTCTATTATAGTTTCGTGAATCGCGGTAAAGAGAGCGTGGTCTTAAATTTAAAAGAAGACAAAGACCGAGCCATTTTCATTAATATGCTTAAGCAGGCAGACGTGCTGGCGGAAAATTTCCGACCAGGAACGATGGAGAAGCTAGGCTTTTCTTGGGAATGCTTACAGCAAATCAATCCTCGACTGATCTATGCTTCTTCGTCAGGCTTTGGTCATACAGGGCCGATGAAGGATTCTCCTGCATATGACACCATTATTCAGGCGATGAGCGGAATTATGATGGAAACGGGTTTTCCTGATGGTCCACCAGTGCGAGTAGGAACCTCATTGTCCGATCTGTGCGCAGGTGTGTATATGTTTTGCGGTATCGCTAGCGCACTTTACGGGCGAGAAAAAAATGGTCGTGGCGCACACGTAGATATTGCGATGTTTGACTCCACGCTGTCATTTTTAGAGCATGGTCTTATGGCTTATATTGCGACAGGAAAATCACCAGATCGCATAGGTAATCGCCATCCTTATATGGCACCGTTTGACGTCTTTAATACGCAGGATAAACCTGTCACGATCTGTTGCGGTAATGATAATTTGTTTAATTCGTTATGTCGGGCGCTGAATCTGACAGAGGCTATGGCAGATCCACGCTACGCTAGCAATGTGCTGCGTGTGCAAAATCAGGCCAGTCTCAAAGCCGAGATCGAAAATGTGTTGAAAACCCAGACGGCCAAATTTTGGGTGGATCGGATCCATCAAGCAGGAGTGCCGGTTGCACCGCTATTGAGTGTATCTGAGGCAATGGAGTTGCCACAAACACAGGCTAGAAATATGTTGGTTGAAGCGGGTGGAATTCGAATGCCAGGAAACCCTATTAAAATAAGCGGCTATCCTGATCCGCATATTCGCCCTGGCGCAGCTACGCTTGATCAGCAGGGTGAGCAGCTACGGCTCGAGTTTAACTAG